In Aquimarina sp. TRL1, a single window of DNA contains:
- the feoB gene encoding ferrous iron transport protein B: protein MGTKLKVALIGNPNTGKTSVFNVLTGLNQQVGNYPGITVDKKEGSCQLSEKVSAKIMDLPGTYSLNASSLDENVAVNVLLDKKDVNYPDVIVVVCDVANLKRNLLLFTQIKELGVPVVLAINMVDNMEKKGISLDIPKLEEELKTRIVLISARKKMGIEALKESILSFKELSLEPCLDALRFAPEYFQALEKRSSEQLKYVAWIKRTQEIYFQQKKEEQLHDFFAHEVDSVAALKRFQQKETILRYQFINNTLKEAFSVDTAKATGIRERLDRILVHKFWGYIIFFMILLLVFQAIYDWSSYPMDAIDALFAWMSEKSKIILPSGPLVDLITEGIIPGVGGVVIFIPQIAFLFFFIAMLEESGYMSRVVFLMDRTMRKFGLSGKSVVPLISGTACAIPAVMAARNIENWKERLITILVVPFTTCSARLPVYLIIISLVIPEEKIGGVISYQGLTMLVLYILGFVSAVGGAWLLNKLLKIKNISYFVIEMPDYKVPLFKNVLITVLDKTKAFVFDAGKIILAISVVLWGLASFGPNENFNNAATIITEKYPSLTEEEKEHRIASYQLEHSFIGYAGKAIEPVVAPLGYDWKIGIGVISSFAAREVFVGTLATIYSIDGDNEDTIKNKMAAEIHPVTGKPLYNLASGISLLLFYAFAMQCMSTLAIVKRETNSWKWPMLQFFVMSGFAYIIALIAYQLLI, encoded by the coding sequence ATGGGTACAAAATTGAAAGTTGCACTGATCGGAAATCCAAATACAGGAAAAACATCTGTATTTAATGTGTTGACAGGTTTGAATCAGCAGGTAGGTAATTATCCTGGTATTACGGTAGATAAGAAAGAAGGGAGTTGTCAATTATCTGAAAAGGTAAGTGCAAAAATAATGGATCTTCCAGGAACCTATAGCCTGAATGCATCTTCTCTGGATGAGAATGTAGCGGTTAATGTTTTATTGGATAAGAAAGATGTGAACTATCCTGATGTTATTGTCGTAGTCTGTGATGTTGCCAATCTCAAAAGAAACCTGCTTCTTTTTACCCAAATAAAAGAGCTTGGAGTTCCTGTTGTCTTAGCGATCAATATGGTAGATAATATGGAGAAGAAAGGCATTTCTCTCGATATTCCGAAGCTGGAAGAAGAATTAAAGACCAGAATAGTACTGATCAGTGCAAGGAAAAAAATGGGAATTGAAGCGCTAAAAGAGAGTATTCTATCTTTTAAAGAGTTGTCTTTAGAACCTTGTTTAGATGCATTGCGATTTGCACCAGAGTATTTTCAGGCGTTGGAAAAAAGGTCTTCAGAGCAATTAAAATATGTTGCCTGGATAAAAAGAACACAGGAGATTTATTTTCAACAGAAAAAAGAAGAGCAATTACACGATTTTTTTGCTCATGAAGTAGATTCTGTAGCGGCATTAAAGCGTTTTCAACAAAAGGAAACGATCCTTAGGTATCAATTTATCAATAATACACTAAAAGAAGCTTTCTCTGTAGATACGGCAAAGGCAACTGGAATACGAGAACGACTGGATCGTATTTTGGTTCATAAGTTCTGGGGGTATATTATTTTCTTTATGATTTTATTGCTGGTCTTTCAGGCGATTTATGATTGGTCGTCATACCCTATGGATGCAATTGATGCATTATTTGCATGGATGAGTGAGAAATCAAAAATCATTTTACCTTCAGGTCCTTTAGTAGATCTGATAACAGAAGGAATCATTCCAGGGGTAGGAGGAGTCGTGATTTTTATTCCTCAAATTGCATTTTTGTTTTTCTTTATCGCTATGCTGGAAGAGAGTGGTTATATGAGTAGGGTAGTGTTTTTAATGGATAGAACGATGCGAAAATTCGGATTGAGTGGAAAAAGCGTTGTTCCTCTTATATCAGGAACTGCCTGTGCAATCCCTGCTGTGATGGCGGCACGGAATATAGAAAACTGGAAAGAGCGACTCATTACGATCCTGGTTGTGCCTTTTACTACATGCTCAGCAAGATTACCAGTGTATTTGATCATTATCTCTCTTGTTATACCAGAAGAAAAAATAGGAGGAGTAATCAGTTATCAGGGGCTGACAATGTTAGTGTTGTATATTTTAGGTTTTGTAAGCGCTGTGGGAGGAGCCTGGTTGCTCAATAAGTTGTTAAAAATAAAAAACATCTCCTATTTTGTAATAGAAATGCCGGATTATAAGGTTCCGTTGTTTAAAAATGTTCTGATTACAGTACTTGATAAGACAAAAGCTTTTGTATTTGATGCGGGGAAGATTATTCTGGCGATATCTGTTGTGCTTTGGGGATTGGCAAGTTTTGGTCCTAATGAGAATTTTAATAATGCAGCAACTATAATAACTGAGAAATATCCATCCTTGACAGAGGAAGAAAAAGAACATAGAATAGCCTCTTATCAATTGGAACATTCATTTATTGGGTATGCAGGAAAGGCTATAGAACCAGTAGTGGCCCCTTTAGGGTATGATTGGAAAATAGGAATTGGAGTTATTAGTTCTTTTGCAGCAAGAGAAGTGTTTGTAGGAACACTAGCAACAATTTATAGTATTGATGGAGATAATGAAGATACGATTAAGAATAAAATGGCAGCAGAAATACATCCGGTAACAGGAAAACCATTATATAATTTGGCGAGTGGGATTTCTTTATTGCTGTTTTATGCTTTTGCGATGCAATGTATGAGTACACTAGCTATTGTAAAAAGAGAGACTAATAGCTGGAAGTGGCCAATGCTTCAGTTTTTCGTTATGAGTGGTTTTGCGTATATTATAGCACTAATAGCATATCAACTATTGATATAA
- a CDS encoding LytTR family DNA-binding domain-containing protein yields the protein MRALLNKPYPYLHSFKRNILGAVLIGLFVVVVSTLLIDGQVLKGYMGISRTTLGLLYGFNTFLGTLLVLEWFPKVGITEKNKDEWTIGKESLLIFFLLTVITLLNYGVSFLFSSKPSVLLSVNYIAKIFFWVIVVGSAPTFSIAIWVNYKMFLKKNLLEVKAYNEKLNEIIRKELEMEEKKMTVEEKVTLFSTGETNNILTVSVHTILFIQAEENCIEVYLMEGDKPVKKQLCQSLNEIEEQLASYQFIVKTHNSFLVNIRRISFTEGNARNYRLFFEGITHSVPVSRSKFKAFRAIFQEEMANSSEEAEV from the coding sequence ATGCGCGCTTTATTAAATAAACCATATCCATACCTACATTCTTTCAAACGAAACATCCTGGGGGCTGTTTTAATAGGATTATTTGTAGTTGTTGTCAGTACGCTCTTAATAGATGGACAAGTGCTGAAAGGGTATATGGGGATATCCAGAACTACACTGGGATTATTATATGGTTTTAATACTTTTTTAGGGACTCTTCTTGTTCTTGAGTGGTTTCCTAAGGTAGGTATAACAGAGAAAAATAAAGATGAATGGACAATTGGAAAGGAATCTTTATTAATATTTTTTTTGCTTACAGTTATTACTTTATTGAATTATGGAGTCTCTTTTCTGTTTAGTTCAAAACCATCCGTTTTGTTAAGTGTTAATTATATTGCAAAAATATTCTTTTGGGTGATTGTAGTAGGGAGTGCTCCTACTTTTAGCATTGCTATATGGGTTAATTATAAAATGTTCTTAAAAAAGAATCTTTTAGAAGTTAAAGCATATAATGAAAAACTTAATGAAATAATAAGGAAAGAATTAGAGATGGAGGAAAAAAAAATGACAGTCGAAGAAAAAGTTACCTTATTTTCGACAGGGGAAACCAATAATATTCTTACCGTTTCTGTTCATACCATATTATTTATTCAAGCAGAAGAGAATTGTATAGAAGTGTATTTAATGGAGGGGGATAAACCAGTGAAAAAACAGTTGTGCCAGTCGTTAAACGAAATAGAGGAGCAATTAGCATCTTATCAATTTATTGTAAAAACCCACAATTCGTTTTTGGTTAATATTCGCAGGATTAGTTTTACAGAAGGAAATGCTAGGAATTATCGATTATTCTTTGAGGGGATTACGCATAGTGTTCCTGTATCCAGAAGTAAGTTTAAAGCTTTTCGGGCTATTTTTCAGGAAGAAATGGCTAATTCGTCAGAAGAAGCTGAGGTTTAG
- a CDS encoding HAD family hydrolase: protein MSHFANTNTLFVFDIDGTLTDSVPMYLMAVTNAMYALGIKEIDTDYNAYKHHSDSYALRFNYERNFEIPYTKEILTLFEKALIEEMKTFSPVTEIKGAGRFIDFLKTAKIPFCFATGSLPKPALLKMEQSGIWCDEAVLATSKTHEARTGFVAEAIEKAKKYYATSGFSKIISVGDGVWDLKTAKEMSLDFVGIGSKNKKELIKLGAQHYFDSIEELQSYFFSD from the coding sequence ATGTCGCACTTCGCTAATACGAATACCCTTTTTGTCTTTGATATTGATGGAACATTGACTGACAGTGTGCCAATGTATTTAATGGCAGTTACAAATGCAATGTACGCTCTTGGAATCAAAGAGATAGATACAGACTATAACGCATATAAGCATCACTCGGATAGCTATGCTTTGCGATTTAATTATGAACGGAATTTTGAAATTCCTTATACTAAAGAAATACTTACGCTGTTTGAGAAAGCTTTGATAGAAGAAATGAAAACATTTTCTCCGGTGACAGAAATTAAAGGAGCTGGGCGATTTATTGATTTTCTGAAAACCGCTAAGATTCCTTTTTGTTTTGCGACGGGATCCTTGCCAAAACCTGCATTGCTAAAAATGGAGCAAAGTGGTATTTGGTGCGATGAAGCTGTTTTGGCAACTTCCAAAACACATGAAGCAAGAACGGGATTTGTAGCAGAAGCTATAGAAAAGGCTAAAAAATACTATGCCACCTCTGGGTTTTCTAAAATTATCTCTGTAGGAGATGGAGTTTGGGATTTGAAAACCGCAAAAGAGATGTCATTAGACTTTGTTGGAATAGGTTCCAAAAATAAAAAGGAATTAATAAAATTAGGAGCTCAGCATTATTTTGATTCAATAGAAGAGCTCCAAAGTTATTTCTTTTCAGATTAA
- a CDS encoding nuclear transport factor 2 family protein, with the protein MKLTTIITCLLFSLTLIGQTATRNDNSTETKKIQELLDNWHQAAANANFDTYFGYMTEDAIFIGTDATEHWDMNAFKAFSKPYFDKGKAWSFTAIERNVFRQESSIGTFAWFDELLNTQMGICRGSGVVEKTKTGWKVKHYVLSIAIPNENVSDVTSLKKDFDAALITKLINN; encoded by the coding sequence ATGAAATTAACAACAATCATCACATGCCTCCTGTTTAGTCTTACTTTAATAGGACAGACTGCTACCAGGAATGACAACTCTACTGAGACGAAGAAGATACAAGAACTATTGGATAACTGGCATCAAGCTGCTGCTAATGCTAATTTTGACACGTATTTTGGTTATATGACCGAAGATGCCATTTTTATAGGCACTGATGCAACCGAACATTGGGATATGAATGCATTTAAAGCCTTTTCCAAACCTTATTTTGACAAGGGAAAAGCATGGAGCTTTACTGCTATAGAAAGAAATGTTTTTCGTCAGGAATCCAGTATTGGCACATTTGCCTGGTTTGATGAACTACTCAATACACAAATGGGAATATGCAGAGGAAGCGGGGTTGTTGAGAAAACCAAAACAGGCTGGAAAGTAAAACATTATGTTCTTTCTATTGCGATTCCTAATGAGAATGTATCTGATGTCACTTCTTTGAAAAAAGACTTCGATGCTGCTCTAATAACAAAACTAATAAACAATTAA
- a CDS encoding DMT family transporter, translating into MISNTVKSHLALLSVNIIYGANYLVAKGLMPHKIEASALVFLRIGGAGLLFIVLKTFIKETVAKRDIARLALCGFLGVAANQFFSMNGLSLTSPVDAAIIVTAMPIFTVIMSYFILKEPLTISRILGICIGGGGAVILIYLGKSGTGTGSILGNFFIFINALVFSLYLVLVKPMMSKYKPITVIGWTFLFGFLFMLPFCFSSLMRTDFTSFAPTNWTALFYVVLGPTFLAYLLNMFALKHVKPTVSSSYIYVQPAVAMILVAIVSYMIPDSLYKGDITASKLLCCGLIIIGVYLISSNRSFGKQKKHL; encoded by the coding sequence ATGATATCCAATACTGTTAAATCTCATCTTGCTTTATTAAGTGTCAATATTATATATGGAGCAAATTATTTAGTCGCCAAAGGGTTAATGCCTCATAAAATTGAAGCTTCTGCATTGGTTTTTTTGCGAATAGGAGGAGCCGGACTTCTTTTCATTGTTCTCAAAACATTCATCAAAGAGACTGTAGCAAAAAGAGATATTGCACGTCTGGCATTATGTGGATTTCTCGGAGTAGCTGCCAACCAATTTTTCTCTATGAATGGTCTAAGTCTCACTTCTCCGGTTGATGCAGCAATCATTGTGACTGCAATGCCGATTTTTACAGTAATTATGAGCTACTTTATTTTAAAAGAACCTTTGACTATTTCCCGGATTCTCGGAATATGTATAGGTGGGGGCGGAGCTGTTATTCTTATCTATCTAGGAAAATCAGGTACAGGCACAGGATCCATACTGGGAAACTTTTTTATTTTTATCAACGCATTGGTTTTTTCTTTGTATTTGGTTTTAGTTAAACCTATGATGTCTAAATACAAACCCATAACTGTTATCGGATGGACCTTTTTATTTGGCTTCCTATTCATGCTTCCTTTTTGCTTTTCTTCATTGATGCGAACTGATTTTACTTCCTTTGCTCCTACGAATTGGACAGCTCTTTTTTATGTAGTTTTAGGACCTACCTTTTTAGCATACCTACTTAACATGTTTGCTTTAAAGCATGTAAAACCAACGGTTTCCAGTAGTTATATTTATGTGCAACCTGCTGTAGCAATGATCTTAGTAGCAATCGTATCCTATATGATTCCTGATAGTCTTTACAAAGGAGACATTACTGCTTCCAAATTATTATGTTGCGGATTAATCATTATCGGTGTTTATTTAATTAGTAGCAATCGTTCTTTTGGCAAACAAAAAAAACATCTATAA
- a CDS encoding S9 family peptidase — protein MQAQETKKKLPGDTTLPSSKEELASLAKLEKQKYAYSVEDYFQKPKQSSFKFSPNGLFFSYREKDQNNKNHVYIKNTETNEIKRVIEEKEDLIRGYGWANNSRLIYVRDNGGDENYHLFAVDLDGKNDTELTPFEGVQVSILNSLKDQKDHMIIQMNKDNPQIFEPYKINIKTGDLVKLFENKDPKNPISGYDFDKDGNLKAYTQQQNGTEYVLYYRTDETKPFEKIVKTTWKDNFYIAGFDYSTNNPHDAYVISNLENDTNEILLYDFAKKSVIKKVYANKTFDVGGINRSRKRGYEVDYYHYNGEKSVVIPVSETYKKLHQKFTTQFGDKEFSIVNKTDDEDKYLIYVGSDKLYGVYYLYDTTKDSFKEIFNLMPQLKEADMAEMRPIKFSSRDGLTLYGYLTIPKGASATNQVPLIVNPHGGPYGPRDYWGFNPETQLFASRGYATLQINYRGSGGFGKKFSMAGNKQIGRKMLNDLEDGVAYAKSLGFIDENKIAIYGASYGGLATLGSLVKTPDLYTCGVDYVGVSNLFTFFKSFPPYWKPYLGQVYEQWYDENSPEDQKIMKEVSPALNVEKIKKPLFVIQGANDPRVNIDESDQIVTNLRKRGFDVPYMVKYNEGHGFGHEENKIELYKSMMGFFAKHLK, from the coding sequence ATGCAAGCCCAAGAAACAAAGAAAAAACTACCTGGAGACACAACGCTCCCTTCTTCCAAGGAAGAACTTGCTTCATTAGCAAAACTCGAAAAGCAAAAATATGCATATTCCGTAGAAGATTATTTCCAAAAACCAAAACAGAGTTCTTTTAAGTTCTCTCCTAATGGTTTATTCTTTTCTTATAGAGAAAAAGATCAAAACAACAAAAACCATGTCTACATAAAGAATACGGAAACAAATGAAATAAAAAGGGTTATTGAAGAAAAAGAAGATCTAATCAGAGGATACGGATGGGCTAATAACAGCCGCCTGATCTATGTCAGAGATAATGGAGGAGACGAAAACTATCATTTATTCGCAGTAGATCTAGACGGAAAAAATGATACCGAGCTAACACCATTTGAAGGGGTGCAGGTAAGCATCCTTAATTCCTTAAAAGATCAGAAGGATCATATGATTATCCAAATGAATAAAGATAATCCTCAAATCTTCGAACCTTATAAGATAAACATCAAAACCGGAGACCTTGTAAAATTATTCGAGAATAAAGATCCTAAAAACCCTATCAGTGGTTATGATTTTGACAAAGACGGAAACCTGAAAGCATACACCCAACAGCAAAATGGAACCGAATATGTTTTATACTACAGAACGGATGAAACAAAACCTTTCGAAAAAATTGTAAAGACCACCTGGAAAGACAATTTTTATATCGCGGGATTTGATTATTCGACTAACAACCCTCATGATGCTTATGTTATCTCTAATTTAGAAAACGATACGAACGAAATCTTACTTTATGATTTTGCAAAAAAATCAGTAATTAAGAAAGTCTATGCCAATAAAACATTCGACGTAGGAGGTATCAATCGCTCCAGAAAAAGAGGTTACGAAGTAGATTATTATCATTATAACGGGGAAAAGTCTGTTGTAATCCCTGTTAGTGAAACCTACAAGAAATTACACCAAAAATTCACTACTCAATTTGGAGATAAAGAATTTTCTATTGTCAATAAAACTGATGATGAAGATAAATACCTTATCTATGTAGGTAGTGACAAATTATATGGAGTTTACTATCTGTACGACACCACAAAAGATTCTTTTAAAGAAATCTTCAACCTTATGCCTCAACTCAAGGAGGCGGATATGGCAGAAATGCGACCTATTAAGTTTTCTTCCCGAGATGGTCTTACGTTATATGGTTACCTAACCATTCCAAAAGGAGCCAGTGCAACAAATCAAGTACCTTTAATCGTCAATCCACATGGAGGTCCTTACGGTCCCAGAGATTACTGGGGGTTCAATCCGGAAACACAGCTATTTGCCAGTAGAGGATATGCCACATTACAAATCAACTATAGAGGATCAGGAGGATTCGGAAAGAAATTTTCTATGGCAGGAAATAAACAGATCGGTAGAAAAATGCTCAATGACCTGGAAGATGGAGTTGCCTATGCCAAATCTCTCGGGTTTATCGATGAAAACAAAATAGCAATTTACGGTGCTAGTTACGGAGGACTTGCTACTCTGGGAAGTTTGGTAAAAACTCCAGATCTATATACTTGTGGAGTTGATTATGTTGGGGTTTCTAATCTCTTTACTTTTTTCAAATCATTCCCTCCCTATTGGAAACCATATCTAGGACAGGTATACGAACAATGGTATGATGAAAACTCTCCAGAGGATCAAAAAATCATGAAAGAAGTATCTCCTGCACTTAATGTTGAAAAAATCAAAAAACCATTATTTGTAATTCAAGGAGCAAATGATCCTCGTGTAAACATTGACGAGTCAGATCAGATAGTTACCAATCTGAGAAAAAGAGGATTTGATGTTCCTTACATGGTGAAATATAATGAAGGACACGGATTTGGTCATGAAGAAAATAAAATCGAACTATATAAATCGATGATGGGATTCTTTGCCAAACACTTAAAATAA
- a CDS encoding VOC family protein, with product MNDSTPKVTGIGGIFFRSENPKKIREWYGEHLGLAVNNYGSSFEFRNANHPENINYLQWSPFDKKTEYFNPSKKEFMINYRVQNIEGLVVKLKEKGVTIVDEIEEFEYGKFVHIMDPEGNKIELWEPVDHVFTQMGGETTK from the coding sequence ATGAATGATTCAACACCAAAAGTGACAGGAATAGGAGGGATTTTTTTTCGCTCGGAGAATCCCAAAAAAATAAGAGAATGGTATGGAGAGCATCTGGGGTTAGCGGTTAATAACTACGGCTCTTCTTTTGAATTTAGAAATGCAAATCACCCAGAAAACATCAACTATCTTCAATGGAGTCCGTTTGATAAAAAAACGGAATATTTTAATCCTTCGAAAAAAGAATTTATGATTAATTACAGGGTCCAGAACATTGAAGGACTTGTGGTTAAATTAAAAGAAAAAGGAGTCACTATAGTGGATGAGATAGAAGAGTTTGAGTACGGTAAATTTGTACACATTATGGATCCTGAAGGTAATAAGATAGAATTATGGGAGCCGGTAGATCATGTTTTTACTCAAATGGGAGGGGAAACTACCAAATAA
- a CDS encoding FeoA family protein — MITTIANLKIGQKAIIKEINADNIPLKLLEMGCLPGNEVKLLQLAPFDCPMYLMVNGTHLAIRRNIATQIEVEIIG, encoded by the coding sequence TTGATTACGACTATTGCAAATCTTAAAATAGGGCAGAAGGCTATCATAAAGGAGATAAATGCCGATAATATTCCACTAAAGCTACTGGAAATGGGATGTCTTCCGGGAAATGAAGTCAAGCTTTTACAATTGGCTCCTTTTGACTGTCCTATGTATTTGATGGTTAATGGTACTCATTTGGCAATTCGCAGAAATATTGCAACACAAATTGAAGTAGAAATTATAGGATAA